The genomic DNA ATATTCTATTCCGTCTTGTGATTTTACCCAATTTATAACTTCAGAATCTCCAGAAGCAACACTTGAGTTTCCACCAAAAAAAGCAAGAATATCTGCTTTGGGAGTATCTTCAATGCTATAATCTGGAATAACTTTCATTATCCCTTGGGTAATAATTGAGTCTTTAGTTTTAGAAACAGTGAAAACCTCGTAACCAGCATAAGCAAAAACTTCCATTGGGCCAGCAAAATCCAGCACTTCTACACCAGACTGCAAATAGAAAGCAATTGTTTTTTGCGATGATTTTTTGAAATTGGAAAGATCTTCTTTAGTAATTAATGTCATTCCGCAATGAGTACATTTGCCCATTTCAGTAAATTCTAACTCGTCGCAATGGCTATTACAAGGAGGACAATAATAAGTCGCCATAGGCTGTGCAAATAATGATGAAGTTAAAAGCGTAAAAATTAAAATGATCAGTTTCAGCATTGATTTATGTTTTAGTTATAAGGCTAAGTTAAATGCTGAAGTCGCACAGCGAAAGGACAACAATACGCAGAATTAGGACATGTTTTTCAATTAGATTTCGGTAGGTAAAACGTCTTTATGCCTTTTTAATAAAGTTCTGAGTTGATTGCTACTTTTTAATCCACATTGGTCTGCTACAAAATCGACTTTGTTTTGCGCTGCTAAAAGATGTACTGCTCTTTCTACTCGTAACTTTTCCAAATAAGCGCCAATGGTAATTCCAGTAATTTTCTTAAAAAGTCTCGTGAGATTGCGAGGACTCATATTTACAGTTTCGGCAATTTCTTCTATGGTGAATGAATTTTGGATATTAGCAATCATATAATCCTGAGCTGAATGGACACGCTCTTCCATATGATTTTTGTATTGAAGAAATACACTTAATTGCTTATCTGTTTTACTCCGTCGAAAGTAAATGACAACTTCCCGAGCAATGTCAGCAGCGAATTTTCCACCGTATTGCACTTCTATTAAATACAAAGCCAAATCAATTCCTGAAGCTACTCCGGCACTCGTATACAAATGATCATTGTCTACAAAAAGTCTCTCCTTTTTTAATTCGATGGTAGGATATCTTTGCTGAAATCGTTTAACAAACTTCCAGTGTGTGGTACAGCTTTTATCATTTAATAAACCACTTTCTGCCAGTAAAAAAGCGCCTGTACAAACTGAACAAACATTGGCTCCATTGGCATATTGCTGATTTAACCAAGTAAAAAATGCTTTGCAAGTTTGCTGAAAAGCTATATCTGAAATTAGCTGATATTCTAAGCCAGGTATAAAAACAAAATCACCTTCACTTAAATTAAACTGACTAAAAGGCTCCAATTTGGAAAAATGTAAACCTGCACTACTTTCAATATCAGTATCATTGTTTAATGTAGCAAAATGAATTTCTATGTCAGCACCATACATACTGGCTTCATAAAAAATTTGTGCTGGACCTGTGCAATCTAATAAATGTACTTTGGGTGGAATTATAAAAATTACTTTGCTCACAAAAGAAAGTTAATACAAAAACTGAAGCTTACCAATCATAAAAGTTTACATCCTTCAAAAAATTTGCAATTTGCTGGTATCGAGAAGTCCAATCACCAGATATTTCTTTATAATTTATATCGAAATCTTTCAATGTTTCTCTATGATGTACATCTAATATATTTCTATCTGCTTCTTCTAATCTACCGCCATCTTGCTCATAAGGTAATTCTTTTGTTAGATAGAAATAATAATCTGCTTTACTGGCTTGGTAAATCTCTTTATCTAATTCAAGATACTTTCCAAATCCATATTTAGCATATGATTGCGTGATATGGATATCTGTATCTATAAATACAAAAGGAGTTAATTTTTTGCTTTCTTTCTCAATACTTTCAGCGTGAACTTTAGCAATCAGTTTTACTTGTTCTAGGGAAAAATCTTTTGAATCTTGAATAATTTCTCTTCCAACTTCTTCAACTAATACACTATTAAACTCCTTAAAAAGTGTTGTTGAAATACTGCTTTTTCCAGTGCACTCTGTCCCTAAAAGAACTACTTTCTTTTGCAAATCTCTCTTTACAGCATCTGGTAAAAAATGCCAGTTATTATAAGCAGATTCTCTTATTTTTGTAGCTGAGATAGGATTTTTTATTCTCTGCTGGTCGAAGTAAATATGTTCGATTTGCATAAATTCCGACACATATTCACCATACTTTTCTGAAGTAACCAATAAATCTACCTCAGGCAAAACAGATTGAAAGTAATTTGCCCAAACTTTGGAAACCTCCGTAGAAGATTCCGAAGTATTGGGCAATTCTGCTTCTTTATAATTTAATTCGATTACTTTAATCTCTGGTTCATCAGCATATGTTTCATTTATCCAACTTACTCTAGTTGCAGATGGCAATTTTTCTTTATCACTGCAACAGACAACCACAAACAGCTCATTGCATTTAGAATTTGCAAAATCGATTAAAGCTTTGTGTCCATTATGGAATGGCATGTATTTACCAAAAACAAATCCTCTCTTCACTTTATTAGTTTTAATATTGTTTTGAGCTACAAAAGTAAAACTAATCTTCTCATTTACTCAGCTCTTAAAGTATCCGACGGATTTGAATTTGCTGCTGATAAAACCTTGCCTCCCATAGTAATTGATGTTACTATTAAAATAACTAGTAAGGAGATTACAAAAGGTAATATTCCAATCTCTACTTGATACTTGTATTGGCTTAAAAAAGCTTCTTTAGTTAGCAGATAACCTAGTGATATGCCTAAAACCCAAGCGATGAAAACAACTATTAAATATGGCTTATTTATCAAAACAAGTATTTGATTAAAATTCGCACCCATTACTTTTCTAATGCCTATTTCTTTTACTTTTCGATTAATAGTTAAAGACATGAGTGCAAACAGACCAGATGCAGATAAAATTACTGTTAGGACTGCTAGAAATAGAAATAATTCTTTAAAAATTTTGCCTGTCTCTTTATCATTCGATAGTAAAAGCTCCTGAGTTTGTCCTTGATAAGGTTCGTAAGCAATATGCTTTTTCCAAATCTCTTTCAAGTTTGCTATTACCACTTCTTTTTGGTTTGGATAAGTTCTCAATACCAGAAACCCTTCTGAACTATTTTTATGACCAATTACTAATGGACTCGTTTCTTTATTATTTCTATCAAACATATTGTAAATAATGTCTTGAATTACACCTACCACATGTTTATCAATCCCATTAATTTTTATGTTTTGCCCAAGAGGTGATTCACCATTAAAACTCTTTGCCAGTGTTTCGTTAATCCAGACAGCGGAGGTATCTATGTTTTCATCTGATAAATTTCCCTGCAAAATATTTACCTCTAATAGATTCAGATACTTGTTATTTGATGAAACATACTCAACCTTTTTTTCCTCATCTCCCATTTCAAATTTTACCGTTTCTGGCCAAGCTCCACCTATGTGATAATGACTTATTGTTGAAGATTTTACACCTGCAATTTGGTTCACTTCATTCAATAACAGATCACCTTCTTCTTCTGTAACATACATACTAATCAGATTTTGTCTATTGTATCCAAAATCTAAGTTCGATTGAAAAGATGCATTTTTGAACATTACAATTCCACCAAATACTGCTATAAAAGAAATACAAAATTGGAAAGCCAATAATACTTTAGTGAAAGTACCTGAGCCTTTTAATCTATAGTTGCCTTTTAATATTGACGAAGGTTCCATTTTGCCTATATACAAAGCAGGGTAAATACCCGCGAGAATCGAAACTATAATAAGAAGCGCTACCAAAAAGACAAACATACTATAGTTGTTGGCATAAACCAGCTCAAATGGAGGGTTTGTTTGGTTTATCCACGCCATAAAAAAATCGGCAAATATTAGAGAAAGGAATAGTGAAATCATACAAGTAATCAGATTTTCGAAAAGAAACTGAAAGATAATTTGCCGCTTAACTCCACCCAATACTTTTCTAATACCAATTTCTTTTACCCTTTTCTGTGCAAATGCCATTGTTGTATTGGTAAAATTGAAAATAGCTACCAATAATATAAGTATTGAAATCACCGAGAAGATCATGATCGGCTCCATCGGAACAAATGAGTTTGGTAATCCCGAACTGTTTAAATGATGCTTTTTTGATGCAATGTCTTTAAAGGGAATAAGATAAAATTGATGTATAGACCAAAGTTCAGCAGAGAGACCTTTATAAGTTGGTATATAACTTTGTAGACTTTGTTCTAGTTGATTAGCCGCTACTGTGTTATCAATTTTTATAAATGTTACGGGATGTGCCCAACCATCTATTGCATCTTTATTAATTTTTTTATACTTAAAATAATGAGCTGTACTTGTTAAAAATTTGGCTTTAAAACTGTTATTCTTAGGCATTTTTTTGAAAACACCAGCCACTTGAAAACCAACCTCTTCTATCGATTTCTCTTTCTTTACATTGCCTTCTTCATCAGTTACGTCTTTTTCGATATTGTAATTAATGTATAAGGTTTTGCCTACAGCAGGCTCTGTTCCGAAATATTTTATAGCAACTTCTTCTTCAATAAAAATGGCAGAGGGGTCTTGCTTAAAGGTTTCTAAACTCCCAGACAATAACGGAAAATTAAAGAAATCAAAAAAAGTAGTATCTGTATAACAAATTCTTTCCCAGAAAACATCATCACCATTACTCAGATAATCATTTTGTATAAAGAATCGGGTAAAACTCTCAATGCCATTTTGTTCATGAGTTACAGTTTCACCCATAGTTATAGGCGTCATATTACTCCTCAACTCATAATCACGACCTTGTTCAGCATCTTTTCGAACTTGTATTTGATATATATTATCTGTGTTCTCAAAGATGTTATTAAACTCCATATTGAACTCTACAAGTACATAGGCGAAAATAGCACTTGCCAGTGCCAGACCTAAACCGATTACATTAATTGAAATATAAGGCGCATTTTTGAGCATGTGCCTGTAACTAATCTTAAGATAATTTTTCCACATAGGAACAAAAGTTAAAAAATGAATTTTGTACTGTGTTATTTTGAGATTATACAAGCGCATAAATAAGATGGCATTCCAAACATACCACCACTTTGCAACTGTATATGTTGTGGTTTCTAATTTCCTTTCGAATAGCTCGTGTAAGTCTCCGGTTACATCGTCTTGGTATTCTTCTAAGCAATACCATTTAATAAACCGATCTGCCCATTTTGGTGGCAATTGATTTTTGTCTTGCTCTTTCATAAGCTACCACCCTCCCATATCACTTTTGGAACTTGTTGCCACATGCGATTACGCTGCTCTCTTGCTTCGTTAATAGCTTTTTTACCGTAGGCAGTAACTTCAAAAAAGCGCTTTTTTCTTCCTCCTCTCACATTGGTTGCTCCACCAGTATGTGATTCAAGAAATCCTTTTTTCTCTAACCTGATCAATGTTTCGTGCACTGTGCTTATGGTACTACTTCTACCAGTTTGCTGTTTTATCTCATCCATTACAGCAATACCATAAGCTTCGCCATGCAAAATGGCTACTGATAGCATTACCAGCTCCTCAAATTCGCCTAAATAAAGACCTTTCATTTTTATTTATTTCGGTTTTGTCGAATAAATATAAAAGGAATTTAGATACCATCAAATTTTATTGGTAAATATTTCTTTCGGTTTTGTGGAGTTGATTAGTCATATTATATATATTTTATGCATTTACAATAATTAACAAACTAAAAAATTTATCCTCCATAATTACTACACAAGAATACCAATATCTAGATATAAAAATCTCCCGACTTATTTATTGTAAATTTTATCATCGCCACTTTTGGCTTTGAGCTCAATCACTATACGCTTACTAAAAATTATACTATACAAACTACCTAAACTCACAGGTGATTTTTTACTATAAAAATCTGCTATTTTTTCTCTACAAAACACTTAGTATAATGTTCTCTGAATTTACAAGTTTGGTTAAGTCAAATTTTAAGCACACATCTATATTTTACTTTTGTTCTATTCTATTGTTTCTCAATATCACATCTAACTGTAAAGCTCAACTTACAGCAGAATGGGCAAGTGTTCCAATTGGAATAGGAAATAATTATGGATACACTATTTCTGTTGATGATTTTGGTAATTCTTATATAGCAGGCACATTCACAAACGATAATTTGGATTTTGGAAATGGTGTGATACTTTCTGATAGTTATATGGACAAACATGACATATTTGTAGCTAAATATAATAACTCAGGTGAAGCTCAATGGGCTAAAACATTTAATACTAATACAAGCACTTATTTTAATGACCTAATAATAAAAGCAACACCCGAGGGTGAAGTTTACATTGCAGGAAGCTACACTAACACTGAAATAGACTTTGGCAATGAAGCTATCATTCAAAATGATAGTGATTCTGAAGATATATTTTTGGTAAAATATAACACTGATGGAGAAACTCAATGGGCTAGATCTATTGGAAATTCAGATACAGATAAACCAAAATCTTTGGCTATAGATAGCTACGGTAATATTTACATTGCCGGCTATTATAGTAGTCCGTATATTTTTTGGGGCATTATAAAAGGCAGCCTAGGTCCATTTTATAATAAAGAAGTATATCTCCCAATATACACCTATAACAAAGGTGAAAGTGATATGTTTTTAGCAAAATATAATAGATTTGGCAATCTTAAATGGGCTAAGAGTTTTGGAGATACTGGTAATGATGTCGCATCTTCATTAGCTTTTGATGTAAATGGAAATCTTTATTTAGCAGGCAAGTCGGATGGTGATTTCCTTATACCAGGAATGGAAACTGGGGATACTTACCTTATTCAATTTGATGATAAAGGCCAGATTAATTGGTTAAAAGGTTTTGCAGCTAGCTTTAGTAAAATTTCCATAAGTGCTAAGGAAAATATTTATCTAGCAGGCTCTTATTATAATAACTCTATAAATTTTGGTAATGGAGTTAGCTTACCTGAATCGGATATTTATCAAACTCAGACATGTATCGTTAAATTTAACAATATTGGAGAAGCACAGTGGGCTAATAAAATTGATTGTATTGTTGAAGATGCTTGGTCTGGAAATGAAAATACCGGAGCCTCGATTGCACTAGATAATTTTGAAATTATATATATATAACTGGGTATTTCACAAGCACGGGTATTGACTTTGGAGATGGAATAGTAGTCGAAAAGGCTAATAATTCTGAAAATCGTTCCGATATCTTTT from Chondrinema litorale includes the following:
- a CDS encoding SBBP repeat-containing protein — its product is MFSEFTSLVKSNFKHTSIFYFCSILLFLNITSNCKAQLTAEWASVPIGIGNNYGYTISVDDFGNSYIAGTFTNDNLDFGNGVILSDSYMDKHDIFVAKYNNSGEAQWAKTFNTNTSTYFNDLIIKATPEGEVYIAGSYTNTEIDFGNEAIIQNDSDSEDIFLVKYNTDGETQWARSIGNSDTDKPKSLAIDSYGNIYIAGYYSSPYIFWGIIKGSLGPFYNKEVYLPIYTYNKGESDMFLAKYNRFGNLKWAKSFGDTGNDVASSLAFDVNGNLYLAGKSDGDFLIPGMETGDTYLIQFDDKGQINWLKGFAASFSKISISAKENIYLAGSYYNNSINFGNGVSLPESDIYQTQTCIVKFNNIGEAQWANKIDCIVEDAWSGNENTGASIALDNFEIIYI
- a CDS encoding GlxA family transcriptional regulator; this encodes MSKVIFIIPPKVHLLDCTGPAQIFYEASMYGADIEIHFATLNNDTDIESSAGLHFSKLEPFSQFNLSEGDFVFIPGLEYQLISDIAFQQTCKAFFTWLNQQYANGANVCSVCTGAFLLAESGLLNDKSCTTHWKFVKRFQQRYPTIELKKERLFVDNDHLYTSAGVASGIDLALYLIEVQYGGKFAADIAREVVIYFRRSKTDKQLSVFLQYKNHMEERVHSAQDYMIANIQNSFTIEEIAETVNMSPRNLTRLFKKITGITIGAYLEKLRVERAVHLLAAQNKVDFVADQCGLKSSNQLRTLLKRHKDVLPTEI
- a CDS encoding FtsX-like permease family protein; its protein translation is MKEQDKNQLPPKWADRFIKWYCLEEYQDDVTGDLHELFERKLETTTYTVAKWWYVWNAILFMRLYNLKITQYKIHFLTFVPMWKNYLKISYRHMLKNAPYISINVIGLGLALASAIFAYVLVEFNMEFNNIFENTDNIYQIQVRKDAEQGRDYELRSNMTPITMGETVTHEQNGIESFTRFFIQNDYLSNGDDVFWERICYTDTTFFDFFNFPLLSGSLETFKQDPSAIFIEEEVAIKYFGTEPAVGKTLYINYNIEKDVTDEEGNVKKEKSIEEVGFQVAGVFKKMPKNNSFKAKFLTSTAHYFKYKKINKDAIDGWAHPVTFIKIDNTVAANQLEQSLQSYIPTYKGLSAELWSIHQFYLIPFKDIASKKHHLNSSGLPNSFVPMEPIMIFSVISILILLVAIFNFTNTTMAFAQKRVKEIGIRKVLGGVKRQIIFQFLFENLITCMISLFLSLIFADFFMAWINQTNPPFELVYANNYSMFVFLVALLIIVSILAGIYPALYIGKMEPSSILKGNYRLKGSGTFTKVLLAFQFCISFIAVFGGIVMFKNASFQSNLDFGYNRQNLISMYVTEEEGDLLLNEVNQIAGVKSSTISHYHIGGAWPETVKFEMGDEEKKVEYVSSNNKYLNLLEVNILQGNLSDENIDTSAVWINETLAKSFNGESPLGQNIKINGIDKHVVGVIQDIIYNMFDRNNKETSPLVIGHKNSSEGFLVLRTYPNQKEVVIANLKEIWKKHIAYEPYQGQTQELLLSNDKETGKIFKELFLFLAVLTVILSASGLFALMSLTINRKVKEIGIRKVMGANFNQILVLINKPYLIVVFIAWVLGISLGYLLTKEAFLSQYKYQVEIGILPFVISLLVILIVTSITMGGKVLSAANSNPSDTLRAE
- a CDS encoding AAA family ATPase; translated protein: MKRGFVFGKYMPFHNGHKALIDFANSKCNELFVVVCCSDKEKLPSATRVSWINETYADEPEIKVIELNYKEAELPNTSESSTEVSKVWANYFQSVLPEVDLLVTSEKYGEYVSEFMQIEHIYFDQQRIKNPISATKIRESAYNNWHFLPDAVKRDLQKKVVLLGTECTGKSSISTTLFKEFNSVLVEEVGREIIQDSKDFSLEQVKLIAKVHAESIEKESKKLTPFVFIDTDIHITQSYAKYGFGKYLELDKEIYQASKADYYFYLTKELPYEQDGGRLEEADRNILDVHHRETLKDFDINYKEISGDWTSRYQQIANFLKDVNFYDW
- a CDS encoding PadR family transcriptional regulator; translated protein: MKGLYLGEFEELVMLSVAILHGEAYGIAVMDEIKQQTGRSSTISTVHETLIRLEKKGFLESHTGGATNVRGGRKKRFFEVTAYGKKAINEAREQRNRMWQQVPKVIWEGGSL